One Delphinus delphis chromosome 3, mDelDel1.2, whole genome shotgun sequence genomic region harbors:
- the LOC132422046 gene encoding protocadherin beta-5: METAPAKTLQKRQVIFLAILLLLWEAGSEAVRYSMPEETESGSFVATLAKDLGLRVGELATRGARIHYKGNKQLLQLDVTTGNLLLYEKLDREVLCGATDPCILHFQLLLENPVQFFQADLQLTDINDHSPEFLEREMLLKIPENVQTGTVFPLKIAQDSDIGSNTIQNYTISPNSHFHVVTHNRGDGRKYPELVLDKPLDREEGPELILTLTALDSGAPPRSGTTAVRIEVVDINDNAPEFLQSVYEVQIPENSPLNSLVVAVSARDLDEGTNGNVAYALFQGDEATQPFVIDEITGEIRLKRALDFEATRYYNVEIAATDGGGLSGKCTVVIEVVDVNDNVPELTMSTLTSSTPENSPETVVAVFSVSDPDSGDNGRMVCSIQNDLPFLLKPTFKNFYTLVTERPLDRESRAEYNVTITVTDMGTPRLKTQHNITVLVSDVNDNAPAFTQTSYTLSVRENNSPALHIGSVRATDRDAGANAQVTYSLLPPLDAHVPLTSLVSINPDNGHLFALRSLDYEALRAFEFRVGAADRGSPALSSQALVRVLVVDDNDNAPFVLYPLQNASAPCTELVPRAAEAGYLVTKVVAVDGDSGQNAWLSYQLLKATEPGLFGVWAHNGEVRTARLLSERDAAKHRLLVLVKDNGEPPLSASVTLHVLLVDGFSQPYLPAPEAEAADAAPAAPLTVYLVVALASVSSFFVFSVLVFVAVRLCWRGRAASVGRCSVPEGHFPGHLVDVSGTGTLSQSYQYEVCLTGGSGLNEFKFLKPILPNLPTQGAGEEIEENANFRNSSGFS; this comes from the coding sequence ATGGAGACTGCACCAGCAAAAACGCTACAGAAAAGGCAAGTTATCTTTCTTGCTATATTATTGCTTTTGTGGGAGGCTGGCTCTGAAGCAGTTAGGTATTCCATGCCAGAAGAAACTGAAAGTGGGTCTTTTGTGGCCACCCTGGCAAAAGACCTGGGGCTCAGGGTGGGGGAACTGGCCACTCGGGGCGCGCGAATCCAttacaaaggaaataaacagCTCTTGCAGCTGGATGTAACGACCGGGAATTTGCTTCTATATGAAAAACTAGACCGGGAGGTGCTGTGTGGGGCGACAGATCCCTGCATACTGCATTTCCAACTATTACTGGAAAACCCGGTGCAGTTTTTTCAAGCTGATCTGCAGCTCACAGATATAAATGACCATTCCCCAGAGTTCCTCGAGAGGGAAATGCTCCTAAAAATCCCAGAAAACGTCCAGACAGGGACTGTGTTTCCTTTGAAAATAGCTCAGGACTCTGACATAGGTAGCAACACTATTCAGAATTACACAATCAGCCCCAACTCCCATTTTCATGTTGTCACTCATAATCGCGGAGATGGCAGAAAATACCCAGAGCTGGTGCTGGACAAACCGCTGGATCGGGAGGAAGGGCCTGAGCTCATTTTAACCCTCACGGCGCTGGATAGTGGGGCTCCGCCCAGGTCCGGGACCACTGCAGTCCGCATTGAAGTCGTGGACATCAATGACAACGCCCCTGAGTTTTTACAGTCGGTCTATGAGGTACAGATTCCGGAGAACAGCCCCCTAAACTCCTTAGTTGTCGCTGTCTCCGCCCGAGATTTAGATGAAGGAACGAATGGGAATGTAGCCTACGCTCTATTCCAAGGTGATGAAGCTACTCAACCATTTGTAATAGACGAAATAACAGGAGAAATTCGTCTGAAAAGGGCATTGGATTTCGAGGCAACTCGATATTATAACGTGGAGATTGCAGCCACAGATGGCGGGGGCCTTTCAGGAAAATGCACTGTAGTTATAGAGGTGGTGGATGTGAACGACAACGTCCCCGAACTGACCATGTCGACGCTCACCAGCTCTACCCCAGAAAACTCCCCAGAGACTGTGGTGGCCGTTTTCAGTGTTTCTGATCCAGATTCCGGGGACAACGGTAGGATGGTTTGCTCCATCCAGAATGATCTCCCCTTTCTTTTGAAACCCACATTCAAAAACTTTTACACCCTAGTGACAGAGAGGCCACTGGACAGAGAGAGCAGAGCGGAATACAACGTCACCATCACCGTCACAGATATGGGGACACCGAGACTGAAAACCCAGCACAACATAACCGTGCTGGTGTCCGACGTCAACGACAACGCCCCCGCCTTCACCCAGACCTCCTACACCCTGTCCGTCCGCGAGAACAACAGCCCCGCCCTGCACATCGGCAGCGTCCGCGCCACAGACAGAGACGCGGGCGCCAACGCCCAGGTCACCTACTCGCTGCTGCCGCCCCTCGACGCGCACGTGCCCCTGACCTCCCTGGTGTCCATCAACCCGGACAACGGCCACCTGTTCGCCCTGAGGTCCCTGGACTACGAGGCCCTGCGGGCGTTCGAGTTCCGCGTGGGCGCCGCCGACCGCGGCTCGCCCGCGCTCAGCAGCCAGGCGCTGGTGCGCGTGCTCGTGGTGGACGACAACGACAACGCGCCCTTCGTGCTGTACCCGCTGCAGAACGCCTCGGCGCCCTGCACTGAGCTGGTGCCCAGGGCGGCCGAGGCGGGTTACCTGGTGACCAAGGTGGTGGCGGTGGACGGCGACTCGGGCCAGAACGCCTGGCTGTCGTACCAGCTGCTCAAGGCCACGGAGCCCGGCCTCTTCGGCGTGTGGGCGCACAACGGCGAGGTGCGCACGGCCCGGCTGCTGAGCGAGCGCGACGCGGCCAAGCACAGGCTGCTGGTGCTGGTCAAGGACAACGGCGAGCCGCCGCTCTCGGCCAGCGTCACGCTGCACGTGCTGCTGGTGGACGGCTTCTCGCAGCCCTACCTGCCGGCCCCTGAAGCGGAAGCGGCGGACGCGGCCCCGGCCGCCCCGCTCACCGTCTACTTAGTGGTCGCCTTGGCGTCGGTGTCGTCGTTCTTCGTCTTCTCGGTGCTGGTGTTCGTCGCGGTGCGGCTGTGTTGGAGGGGCAGGGCGGCCTCGGTGGGTCGCTGCTCGGTGCCCGAGGGCCACTTTCCGGGCCACCTGGTGGACGTCAGCGGCACGGGGACCCTGTCCCAGAGCTACCAGTACGAGGTGTGTCTGACGGGAGGCTCCGGGTTAAATGAGTTTAAATTCTTGAAGCCGATTCTCCCCAACCTCCCGACCCAGGGCGCTGGTGAAGAAATAGAGGAAAACGCCAACTTCAGGAATAGCTCTGGATTCAGTTAG